The following are from one region of the Sardina pilchardus chromosome 4, fSarPil1.1, whole genome shotgun sequence genome:
- the LOC134079250 gene encoding transmembrane protein 50B-like gives MAGFLDHVQWPACLDLGEKRNTVASVAAGVLFFSGWWVMIDAAVLYPSQEQLNHAFHTCGVFSTIAFFMVNAVSNGQVRGDVYGEGCLGRTGARLWLFLGLMLMFASLIAATWILFGAFVVVPTKLVYPGLSIFFQNLLIFFSTLIYKFGRTEDLWG, from the exons ATGGCCGGGTTCTTGGATCATGTCCAGTGGCCTGCATGCCTCGACCTGGGGGAGAAACGCAACACCGTCGCGTCCGTAGCGGCAGGAGTCTTg ttcttCTCCGGCTGGTGGGTGATGATAGACGCAGCGGTGCTGTATCCGTCTCAGGAGCAACTCAACCACGCGTTCCACACCTGTGGAGTCTTCTCCACTATAGCCTTCTttat ggtgaACGCTGTCTCTAACGGGCAGGTGAGAGGAGACGTGTATGGAGAAGGCTGCTTGGGTCGAACAG GGGCTCGTCTCTGGCTGTTCCTAGgcctgatgttgatgtttgcaTCGCTGATTGCTGCCACCTGGATCCTGTTTGGAGCTTTCGTTGTCGttccca ccAAACTGGTCTACCCCGGCCTGTCCATCTTCTTCCAGAATCTTTTAATTTTTTTCAG TACACTCATCTACAAGTTTGGTCGGACAGAGGACCTGTGGGGATAA